The genomic DNA AACCCGAGCAAGATCTTCCGGACGCTCTTCGGCCAGCTGCTCGATATCCATGCCACCTTCTACCGAGGCCATGGCCAGGTAGGTGCGGTTGGCACGATCCAGCAAGATCGAGAAGTAGTATTCCTCTTTGATGTCGGCGCCTTCGGCGATCATCACCTGGTGTACGGTGTGACCTTTGATGTCCATGCCAAGGATCTCTTTGGCATATTCATAGGCTTCGTCAGCAGTTTTGGCGACTTTGACACCGCCGGCTTTACCGCGGCCACCAACTTTGACTTGGGCTTTGACCACGGTGACGCCACCGAGTTTTTCGGCGGCGGCTTTTGCTTCTTCCGGGGTTTCGGCAACGATCCCAGCGAGCACGGGTACCCCGTGTGCTTCGAAAAGATCGCGTGCCTGGTATTCATACAGGTCCACGGGTTTGCAGTCCTTTTACCTCGACAACGATTGAATGAGATACCCGGTTTCAGAATCTCAACCGGGCACCTACGAGTTCGGCAGCATGCCTGAGAACTCCTAACGCCTTACCATAGTGCACGGCCAGACGTCTTCTAGAACCATGACCAATTGTTGGTGGGATTTATACTTTTTTTATTGGCGCATAGCGCAGCAGTAAGCGCTTTTCGGACTCCGCGAACTGGACGACGGCCACGGCCTTATCTCCGGCCCCCTGGACTCCGGTGACGACACCAGTCCCGAAGGTTTTGTGTTCCACCGTGTCACCGGCGGCAACTGCAATGACTTCTTTATTCGGGTTCACCTTGGTGCGATTATCGGGTTTGGTCACACGAGCGTTTTCTTGCGCCGGCGTAATCCCTTCGGTTCCTGCTTTACCGTAATTTTGTGACGCGGTGGAGGCACCCCAGTGCGAGCCGCTGAAGCGTTGCGCGTCCCGGTAGCGGAAGCCACGAACGCCGGTATCTTGGCCGAAGCCAGCGAGCCCACCGCCAAACCGTGAGGTTGATGGTGAGCCTTTCCCTTCGCGTTCCCACTCAATGAGTTCGGCCGGAATCTCGGCTAGGAATTGGCTGGCCGGGTTGAACTGGTGTTGGCCCCACATACTGCGTGATTCCGCCCGCGTCACATAGAGGCGTTCTCGGGCACGGGTCAGCCCCACGTATGCGAGTCGGCGTTCTTCGGCCAGTTCTTTTTCATCAGCCATCGATCGGGCGTGCGGGAAAACGCCGTGTTCCATACCGGTCAAAAAGACCACCGGGAATTCGAGGCCCTTGGCGGTGTGCAAAGTCATGAGGGTGACTTCTCCCATATGGTCGGCTAGGGCTTGGCCTTCGGCATCCGTGGCATCAGGAAGCTGATCAGCATCGGCCACCAGTGCGACTTGTTCTAGGAAGTCTCCCAGGGTGCCTTCGGGATTGGTTTTGTCGAATTCTCGCACCACGCCCACCAACTCACCGAGGTTATCCGCGCGGGATTCGTCTTGGAAATCTTTGGAGTTTCGCAAAGTCTCGAGCATGCCGGTTTGTTCCAGTACAGCTTCCAGCACGGTGGCCACCGACTCGGTTTGAGCCAATTGGCTGAGATCGTCCAGCATCTGGGTGAACTTATTGACCGCGTTCAGCGAGCGCTTGGCTAACCCACCGGGTGCGTTTTCCGCGTCACGCAAGGCTGCCATGAATGTTGATTGTTGGCGGGTCTGATGTGCTGCGACGGCACCTTCAGCTCGGTCGCCAATCCCGCGTTTGGGTTCATTAAGAATCCGACGCAAGTTGACGTCGTCAGCAGGGTTCTCCAAGACGCGCAAGTAGGCCAGCGCGTCTTTGATTTCTTTCCGATCGTAGAAGCGCGTGCCACCCACCACGCGGTATGGGATACCCGAAGCGATCAGGCGTTCTTCAATGGACCTCGACTGGGCGTTGGTGCGGTAGAAAATCGCCATGTCGGCTGGACGATAGTTGTGATTATCTATCAGATCGTCGATTTTTTCGGTGATCCATTGGGCTTCACGCGATTCAGTTTCCGCTGCGTAGCCGATGATTTTTTCGCCACTGCCAACAGCCGTCCACAGCCGTTTGACCTCTCGCGATGGATTTTGGGCGATGACTGCGTTGGCTGCATCCAAAATGTTCTGGGTGGAGCGGTAGTTTTGTTCCAGTCGGATGACCGTGGCATCTGGGTAGTCGTGTTCAAAGTCGACGATATTGCGAATGTCAGCCCCGCGGAAGGCATAGATCGACTGATCTGAGTCGCCGACGACCGTCAATTGTCCACCCTCAGTTTCGACGCCCGGTGGTTCTCCGGGGGCGCCGGTGAGTTGACGAACCAGCCGGTACTGGGCGTGGTTCGTATCCTGGTATTCGTCGACCAGCACAAACCTGAATCTGCGCCGGTAGTTATCCAAGATCGCCGGGAAAGCATCGAACATGTGCACCACATTGGCGATGAGGTCATCAAAGTCCATCGCATTCGCGGTACGCAGCCGGGAAGTATATTCCTTATAAATCTCGGCAACCGCCTGGTTCCAGGGGTCCCCGCCGACGGTGGAGGCGAAAGCCTCATCGTCCACCAATTCGTTTTTCAACGATGAGATCTTGTTCCGGATCGCGCGGGGTGCAAAGCGTTTGGGGTCCATGTCGGCGTCTTTGGCGATTTGGGTGATCAGCCGCAGCGAGTCGGTGGCATCGTAAATCGAGAAATTCGCCTTTAGGTCAATGTGGGGCGCTTCGCGACGCAAGATACGCACGCAGGAGGAGTGGAACGTGGAGATCCACATCCGTTGAGCTGTCGTGCCAACGAGTTCGCCGATGCGCTCACGCATCTCGGCTGCGGCTTTATTCGTAAACGTGATGGCCAAGAATTCGTGGGGTCGGGCATCGCCGGTCGCCAGGAGATGGCCGATACGGTGGGTCAACACCCGAGTTTTGCCGGACCCTGCGCCTGCCACGATCAGCAGCGGTCCGCCTCGATGCACCACGGCTTCGGCTTGGGCATCATTGAGTCCAGCAACCAGTTCCTCCGCAGAAGAACGATGGGGCACAGCTAAAGCGTCGGTCGCTGCTGGGGTGCCAAAAGCGGGGGCAAAACTGGGCAAAGAAGTCTGGTGGGCCATGATGTATCAGTCTAACCGCTGGGGCTGGTTATACCGGTGCCTGTTCGCCGGCTGTGGAGAACACCAAAACCGGCCCGGGCCAGAACTCCACTAAGATGGCAGGTAGTTTCAGCCCCCTTGCCCTTGGCCGTAGACCAAGGCGGGTATGTACACACTGCCGGAGGACGCGTGGCCAGAAGAAGAGCGAAAGATTACCAACAGCAGCAGCCCGATAACCGTAAACAGAAACCCGAGCGTCCACGGCTGACGAAAGCCCAAATCAAAGAAGATATCCACCGGGCCAACCGCCAAGAAGGTAGTCCCGGCATCTTGGTGTTTGCGGTGTTGGCCGTGACAGCGTTCATCGCGTTTTACTACCACATTTTGGCGCTTCAGGGCATGGAACAGCTCACCGGTGG from Enteractinococcus fodinae includes the following:
- the pcrA gene encoding DNA helicase PcrA, which encodes MAHQTSLPSFAPAFGTPAATDALAVPHRSSAEELVAGLNDAQAEAVVHRGGPLLIVAGAGSGKTRVLTHRIGHLLATGDARPHEFLAITFTNKAAAEMRERIGELVGTTAQRMWISTFHSSCVRILRREAPHIDLKANFSIYDATDSLRLITQIAKDADMDPKRFAPRAIRNKISSLKNELVDDEAFASTVGGDPWNQAVAEIYKEYTSRLRTANAMDFDDLIANVVHMFDAFPAILDNYRRRFRFVLVDEYQDTNHAQYRLVRQLTGAPGEPPGVETEGGQLTVVGDSDQSIYAFRGADIRNIVDFEHDYPDATVIRLEQNYRSTQNILDAANAVIAQNPSREVKRLWTAVGSGEKIIGYAAETESREAQWITEKIDDLIDNHNYRPADMAIFYRTNAQSRSIEERLIASGIPYRVVGGTRFYDRKEIKDALAYLRVLENPADDVNLRRILNEPKRGIGDRAEGAVAAHQTRQQSTFMAALRDAENAPGGLAKRSLNAVNKFTQMLDDLSQLAQTESVATVLEAVLEQTGMLETLRNSKDFQDESRADNLGELVGVVREFDKTNPEGTLGDFLEQVALVADADQLPDATDAEGQALADHMGEVTLMTLHTAKGLEFPVVFLTGMEHGVFPHARSMADEKELAEERRLAYVGLTRARERLYVTRAESRSMWGQHQFNPASQFLAEIPAELIEWEREGKGSPSTSRFGGGLAGFGQDTGVRGFRYRDAQRFSGSHWGASTASQNYGKAGTEGITPAQENARVTKPDNRTKVNPNKEVIAVAAGDTVEHKTFGTGVVTGVQGAGDKAVAVVQFAESEKRLLLRYAPIKKV